The nucleotide sequence TAAGTAGAGAGaaactaaatgataaaataaaattgcaccaGTGGTCTAGTGGTAGAATAGTACCCTGTCACGGTACAGACCCGGGTTCGATTCCCGGCTGGtgcatttttttttttcttcctttccaTACCTataatttttagattattacgagtaCTTTTATACTTTATTAGTGAGACAGGTTATCATCACTTGTGGTCTTTTTTTCTAATTGTTTTCCTTTAAAACACGTCACAGCAACATTGACTCGCAATTTATATCTTCAACACAATCTTAGAAAAAAAGATATACTTTCATCATGTTCGAATCCAATAAACTTTGAGATCACCGGCGTACCTCATATCTAGAACCTCCGCTGAACTGATGGTTTGGTTGATTCCACCACGTTGCGACTATTTGTGAACCTTAACGTTTACATGATCAAAATCTGCATAAGCCATAATTAGTAAGTGTGACTGCACAACCCTACAAACACATCTTTGTCTCCCTTCCTCCCTCCTTATAACCCCTTGAACACTCAGCTCATTATTCAATTTCATCATGTCATCCATTTAGTGGCTGATTTaggaccaattttttttttttttatgatagaTACTTATTTCAATGGTGTCAACAAAAAAAATTTACAATATCCACTAGTGTCActaattaaaaatacaaaataatttcctTCTGGCACTGGCTCTCCTTTTGGTGCATGCAAATTTCTAAGGCGAAAATGTGCCACTGATTGCATCTTTGCAGTTTATTTTTGCTGCTATTCATAAAGTGTTTGGTGCAAGCAATGATTCCTCTTAAGTTAGTAAACTAACAAGTTTTGTAATTTAATGTGTTACTACAAAAGAATGTACTGTAGTATAATGGCTTTCTTAATTTACAATCAGAAATATCGACAAAAAAACACTTTGAgagtaacttttatatattataaaagtattaaaaatCGATCAAACTAAAAAGAAGGCTGTACAAAGAAATATATAAACAAAAAACCAAAACTGCAAGAATGCCAAATATGTCCTATACAATCACTGGATATGTTTAATCCGAGAGTTTAAGTTAGTCTCTTTCAGTTAGCTTCTGATAATCTTTTGCGCATCGACTCCGGGCTAGATATTTTGTTTACACTGCAAACAGAAGAAAAGATTGTCAATCAAAAGTCAAAACCTGTAAATGTTAAAGAAACTAAACAAAGGTTATACTATTGCAAATAAAATGGTCTTTACCAAAACAAACAATCACCACTCAATGCCCTTTTCTCGTAAATCCATTCAGAAGCTAGCTCTTTCAGCAACCTGAGCTGCTCATCAACTTCCCCTGTAGGTAAATTCAAAATTAGTTTTTACAGTTTTACTATGATGAGACAGTAAGAGACTTTTGACCGAGGCTTACTTCGGTCAATCATGTCCAATTGGCTTGAAATAATCATATGAACAAGTTCCTCTTTTTTGACCACTGAGTGCTTGATTGAATGAAAGAAAAACCAAAGACTGTCGAAGAGTCTAGGTAACCCAGCGATCATTTGCTTCCTCCATTTAGCTTGCGAGATCGATGAATCCTTCTCCTCTATGGCTTTTTGTTCCTTCTCTTTaatctgaaataataataataataataataataattagacacGTGTCAGCATAAAATTGTAGTTGGTGTCACATGTATTGTCTCAACATTATGCTGCTGCATTTAATGAACTTACTGAAGCAAAGAGATCCTCTGAAAGAATATCACaaaggtcatcatcatcatcatcatcatcatcatcatcaacatcatccttGGATACCCTCCTGACCGGAGTTTTAATCTTTACAGGAGAGTCAAACGTTAATGAACGTCTGGTTAATTTGCTCGGAGATGGTTTGCTAGATGACATCATTGACTCGTCATCCGGGGTCATTAAACACCGTTTTTGTGCTGCTTGTGCAGGTGTAACACTAAATGGGGTCAAAATAAGTTTCGCAGGAGTTTTATCAATGGAAGACAAATCTTTCATCTTGATTGGCGTTTCAGGTAGCTTTTCAGACTCTTTTACTGGGGTTAAAACAAGCTTCGGGTTTGGTAAGAAATCCACTTTGGTCAATCCCTTTGATTTTTGATCCACAGTTTCTATATCGTAGTTACACGATTGTTTCGAAAAACGTCTTTTGAATGACTGGGGCAAATGAGATGCTACTGCTGCTTGCTGTCCAAAGCTTCCATGTGTACTATTCTGAACTGAGACCATATTGGGCTTTTCAATTGCGATCGAAGATTTCAATTGGGCCGATCGATTGAACGGCACAGGTAACATTCCCTCTGGGACATCAGCTCCCTAATTACAAAAAAATTACCTTATGAATCAAACAAACTTTCAAAAAACAGAATTTTAAGCAACGAAGCATATTATCCATAATTATCTATTACTCCCTCCGTCTGAATTTAATAGTTGTGGAATGACTTTTTTTCcttaactttgactttaaataacttttaactttgactttaaataacttttttgtgttatataatacataatgaaatttatatgaacaaattaagttttaaataatgttttatatatccTTTCAATTGGTATAACTTTCATCAAGTATTATATAGCACAAAAAAGTTATTACAGTCAAATTTATGAAAAAAGTCAACACATAACTATTAAATTGAGATGGAGGGAGTAGAATCAAAAGACCTCAATACATATTTAAAAGCAAAATGCAAGAGCTAAAATACTTAAGCAACATAAATGATGACCAAAGATACAATGCAATAACTAAAATAAATAACTAGATGCACTCAAGAGTAATACCTCGGGGTTGGATTTACAAAACTTCACAAGTCTTTTTCGAAACAATTTACTCAACCGTATATTCGCACTATCCGAATCCATCATCTCATCGTTCTTTACAATACCAAAATCCAAACTCACATAAAGCACCAGTTTTATACAACAAGTATGCTCATCACGAAAAAACATCTTCTTTAACTCAATGACCTCTGGCAAAATAAACTTAATCTGCGCTAAATGACTGTAACAAAACCTCCTATACATTAAAAACAAACAATCAGTAACACATCACAATTACATTACAATTTACATTAAAACACATAAAGACTTCAAATTTGATGAAATATACCTATCTGCCAAAATCTCCACTTGTCGACGAATGTTTGAAAATGTCAACATTGACCCTTTCAGTTGAAGCAGCCTAATCGAACATTGCAAGCTATTGAAAAATTTATCCAGCATTTCATACCTAAACATGATATTTATATCAGCATCATCAGCATTATACACAAATGTGTTAATACATACACAAAACTGTAAatctgtatatatctatatactttATGAATGTTTGTATCTATGTTTGTATATGTGTTTGTACCTAAACATCAAATTAATATCAGCATCATCAATATTATACACAGACGTGTTAGATATGAACACAACAAATACATACACAAATCTgtaaatatatacacacacaaatctATACTTTATAAAATGTTTGTATCTatgattgtatatgtatatatataaatatatgcataAATACACACACGATTAGATTAGATACAGCCACCTATACATTATACATACACACATGATGTCATGATATCATATACAGAtctgtatctatatatgtatgtggtGTGTAAATAAGCAATATACAATCAACAggccgtctcaacaatttaaaggACCTAAACGAAATAAAAAAGGGCCCACATATACGTTAAATTTTTTTAATATGCATAAAAAAAACAATActccaatttatttatttatttacttacattgtatttaactattaaaaacaaGTTATTTTAACTTAAATTgacaattttttatttgatttaatttaatatattgagaaaaatatttaGGTATTCAAAATTTTGAGCCCTTTTAAATTTTTGAGTCATTCTAAATTTTCGGGCCCTAGCGGTTGTCTATCTTGCCTATACTCGAATAGGCCTCTGCATATCAATCAATCACTATttttttaaatatacatgtatatgtatgtgaGTGCATTTatatcattatatgtatatatgtatataaatatgaaaataaattCAATTGAAAGAAACTTACTTTTCTGGAAGTAATTTGGGGGCAATTGGTTTTACAATTAGGGTTTCAGTTGCAGCATCTCCAAAAATCAACGTATCTGAAGAAACTTCAGGTTTCAGATCTGATTTACAGAGCTGTTTAGCAGCTTCTCGAACTTGATTAACCGACCGGAGTGACTGCCGGCGAATGACAGGTGTCCGCGGCGGCGGTGTTAGTCTTTCCGGTGTGTTCATGTTCACGGTGTTTGTTAGTTTTTGAGGGAATTAAGAAAGAAGAGAAACGGATTACGGAGTATAAAGTAGGGCTTTTTGGCGCGAATGATTGACAGATCAGCAATAGCGCCAAATCTTACGTGGACGCGGGCCGGGGAACCATTATGTAATTTATTATGTTTTGTTTTGACCCCCTACGTTTTATATCTTTGGAAGTTTTACACATTAG is from Rutidosis leptorrhynchoides isolate AG116_Rl617_1_P2 chromosome 10, CSIRO_AGI_Rlap_v1, whole genome shotgun sequence and encodes:
- the LOC139870089 gene encoding CDT1-like protein a, chloroplastic gives rise to the protein MNTPERLTPPPRTPVIRRQSLRSVNQVREAAKQLCKSDLKPEVSSDTLIFGDAATETLIVKPIAPKLLPEKYEMLDKFFNSLQCSIRLLQLKGSMLTFSNIRRQVEILADRRFCYSHLAQIKFILPEVIELKKMFFRDEHTCCIKLVLYVSLDFGIVKNDEMMDSDSANIRLSKLFRKRLVKFCKSNPEGADVPEGMLPVPFNRSAQLKSSIAIEKPNMVSVQNSTHGSFGQQAAVASHLPQSFKRRFSKQSCNYDIETVDQKSKGLTKVDFLPNPKLVLTPVKESEKLPETPIKMKDLSSIDKTPAKLILTPFSVTPAQAAQKRCLMTPDDESMMSSSKPSPSKLTRRSLTFDSPVKIKTPVRRVSKDDVDDDDDDDDDDDLCDILSEDLFASIKEKEQKAIEEKDSSISQAKWRKQMIAGLPRLFDSLWFFFHSIKHSVVKKEELVHMIISSQLDMIDRREVDEQLRLLKELASEWIYEKRALSGDCLFCVNKISSPESMRKRLSEAN